A stretch of the Fusobacterium varium genome encodes the following:
- the purF gene encoding amidophosphoribosyltransferase yields the protein MNCTEMMLAKDKMEEECGVFGVYSKTQKEVSQLTYYALYALQHRGQESAGITVSNNGELITYKGMGLTADVFTQETLNNLKGNAAIGHVRYSTTGESKIENAQPLESRFKLGQIAVAHNGNLTNTKVIRELLEDGGATFTSTTDSEVIIKMVARKAMNGFEEAIRSTVGAIKGAYALVILADNKLIGVRDPYGIRPLCLGMNDEGDYFLASESCAIDSIGGHLIRDVEAGEMVIIDETGVKSIRYAENNKVAPCSFEHIYFARPDSIIDGINVYEARVKAGRLLAKQMKIEADIVIGVPDSGIPAAIGYAEESGIPYAMGLIKNKYIGRTFIKPTQALREQAVMVKLNPLRVQLEGKRVVIIDDSLVRGTTSKILIDLIRRAGAKEVHFRSASPAVKYSCFYGIDTAHREELIAARMTVDEIRKEINADTLDYLSMDNMIKSLNCKDYCVGCFSGEYPMCTPTEE from the coding sequence ATGAACTGCACAGAAATGATGTTAGCAAAGGACAAAATGGAAGAGGAATGTGGAGTTTTCGGAGTATACAGCAAAACTCAAAAAGAAGTTTCACAATTAACTTACTATGCCCTATATGCTCTTCAACACAGAGGACAGGAAAGTGCAGGAATAACTGTTTCGAATAATGGAGAATTAATAACATATAAAGGTATGGGACTTACAGCTGATGTATTTACACAGGAAACTCTAAATAATTTAAAAGGAAATGCAGCCATAGGGCATGTAAGATATTCAACTACTGGTGAAAGCAAAATAGAAAATGCACAGCCTTTGGAAAGCAGATTTAAACTTGGACAAATAGCAGTTGCTCATAATGGAAATTTGACAAATACTAAAGTAATCAGAGAATTATTAGAAGATGGAGGAGCTACTTTTACATCTACTACTGACTCAGAAGTAATAATAAAAATGGTAGCCAGAAAAGCTATGAACGGGTTTGAAGAAGCTATCAGAAGTACAGTTGGAGCTATAAAAGGAGCTTATGCTTTGGTAATATTAGCAGACAACAAACTTATAGGAGTAAGAGATCCATATGGAATCAGGCCTCTATGTCTTGGAATGAATGATGAGGGAGATTATTTCCTTGCTTCTGAATCATGTGCTATAGATTCTATAGGGGGGCATCTGATAAGAGATGTAGAAGCTGGAGAAATGGTAATCATAGATGAAACAGGAGTTAAATCAATCAGATATGCTGAAAATAATAAAGTAGCACCTTGTTCATTTGAGCATATTTACTTTGCAAGGCCTGATAGTATTATAGATGGAATAAATGTATATGAAGCAAGAGTAAAAGCTGGAAGACTTCTGGCTAAACAGATGAAAATTGAAGCTGATATTGTTATTGGAGTACCAGATTCGGGAATACCAGCAGCTATTGGATATGCTGAAGAAAGTGGAATACCATATGCTATGGGGCTTATCAAAAATAAATATATTGGAAGAACATTTATCAAACCAACTCAAGCTTTAAGAGAACAGGCTGTAATGGTAAAACTTAATCCTTTAAGAGTACAGCTTGAAGGAAAAAGAGTAGTAATCATTGATGACTCTCTAGTAAGAGGAACAACAAGTAAAATACTTATTGACTTAATAAGAAGAGCAGGAGCTAAGGAAGTTCACTTCAGATCAGCTTCTCCAGCAGTTAAATATTCTTGTTTCTATGGAATAGATACTGCACACAGAGAAGAACTTATAGCTGCTAGGATGACAGTTGATGAGATAAGAAAAGAGATAAATGCAGATACATTGGATTACTTATCAATGGATAATATGATAAAATCATTAAATTGTAAAGATTATTGTGTGGGATGTTTCAGTGGGGAATATCCTATGTGTACACCAACAGAAGAGTAA
- the purM gene encoding phosphoribosylformylglycinamidine cyclo-ligase yields the protein MAISYKEAGVDKEEGYKAVELMKKAVAKTQNSSVLNGLGSFGAMYELGKYENPVLVSGTDGVGTKLEVALTSKKYDTVGIDAVAMCVNDVLCHGAKPIFFLDYLACGKLDAEIAAELVSGVAEGCYQAGAALIGGETAEMPGFYKVGDYDIAGFCVGAVEKSKIINGSTTSEGDILIAIPSSGVHSNGFSLVRKVITDYTKDFNGKPISETLLTPTKIYVKPVLAVLEKYNVKGMAHITGGGLPENLPRTISEGHQPVVFKDKLRVLDIFKYIQKEGEIPESEMYGTFNMGVGFVLVVDSKDKNGVIEELAKHGEEAFEIGYVQKGEKGLCLR from the coding sequence ATGGCAATTTCTTATAAAGAAGCTGGAGTAGATAAAGAAGAAGGTTACAAGGCAGTGGAACTTATGAAAAAAGCAGTAGCTAAAACTCAAAACAGCAGTGTACTTAATGGACTTGGAAGTTTTGGAGCTATGTATGAATTGGGAAAATATGAAAATCCTGTATTAGTTTCTGGAACTGATGGAGTAGGAACAAAACTTGAAGTAGCATTGACATCGAAAAAATATGATACAGTAGGAATAGATGCTGTGGCTATGTGTGTAAATGATGTACTCTGTCATGGAGCAAAACCTATATTCTTCTTGGATTATCTAGCTTGTGGAAAACTAGATGCTGAAATAGCAGCTGAACTTGTTTCAGGAGTAGCAGAGGGATGTTATCAGGCAGGAGCAGCACTTATTGGTGGAGAAACTGCTGAAATGCCAGGATTTTATAAAGTGGGAGATTATGATATTGCTGGTTTTTGTGTAGGGGCAGTAGAAAAGTCTAAAATAATAAATGGAAGTACTACTTCTGAGGGAGATATCCTTATAGCTATACCTTCTTCTGGAGTACACAGCAATGGATTCTCATTAGTAAGAAAAGTAATAACTGATTATACTAAAGATTTTAATGGAAAGCCTATCAGTGAAACTCTTTTAACACCTACAAAAATATATGTTAAACCTGTATTAGCTGTGTTAGAAAAATATAATGTAAAAGGAATGGCTCACATAACTGGAGGAGGTCTTCCTGAAAATCTTCCTAGAACTATAAGTGAAGGACACCAGCCAGTAGTTTTCAAAGATAAATTAAGAGTTCTTGATATATTCAAATATATTCAAAAAGAGGGAGAAATACCTGAAAGTGAAATGTATGGTACATTCAATATGGGTGTAGGATTTGTTTTGGTAGTAGATTCTAAAGATAAAAATGGTGTAATAGAAGAATTGGCAAAACATGGAGAGGAAGCTTTTGAGATAGGATATGTTCAAAAGGGAGAGAAAGGTCTATGTTTAAGATAG
- the purD gene encoding phosphoribosylamine--glycine ligase — protein MKILVVGSGGREHAICWKVSQNKNVEKVFCAPGNGGTATLPKGENVNIKGIDELLAFAVKENIDLTIVGSEELLVDGIVDKFQEKGLKIFGPDKKAALLEGSKAYAKDFMKKYGVKTAAYEIFTCPEKATEYIKTCEFPLVVKASGLAAGKGVLICQNLEEALKAVDEIMVDKVFSSAGEEIVVEEFLDGVEASILSVTDSKIILPFISAKDHKKIGEKETGLNTGGMGTIAPNPYVTKEVYDAFITGIMNPTLEGIKAEGMNFAGVIFFGLMINEKGVYLLEYNMRMGDPETQVVLPLLESDFVELLESALEGKLDTAEVKWSNKSACCVVLASGGYPEAYKKGYAITGIEKADNMVFVAGAKLENEKLLTNGGRVLNVVAVGNDLEDARAKAYADAEKIEFTDKCYRKDIGVLYR, from the coding sequence ATGAAAATATTAGTAGTTGGCAGCGGTGGAAGAGAACATGCTATCTGCTGGAAAGTAAGCCAGAATAAAAATGTAGAAAAAGTTTTCTGTGCTCCTGGTAACGGAGGAACTGCAACACTTCCAAAAGGAGAGAATGTAAATATAAAAGGAATAGATGAACTTTTAGCATTTGCTGTAAAAGAAAATATAGATCTTACTATTGTGGGAAGTGAAGAACTTCTTGTAGATGGAATAGTGGATAAATTCCAAGAAAAAGGACTGAAAATATTTGGACCAGATAAAAAAGCTGCTCTTTTAGAAGGATCAAAAGCATATGCAAAGGATTTTATGAAAAAATATGGAGTGAAAACTGCTGCTTATGAAATATTTACTTGTCCTGAAAAAGCAACAGAATATATAAAAACTTGTGAATTTCCGTTAGTTGTAAAAGCCAGTGGGCTTGCAGCAGGAAAAGGAGTTCTTATATGTCAGAATTTAGAAGAGGCTTTGAAAGCTGTAGATGAAATCATGGTAGATAAAGTATTCAGCAGTGCTGGAGAAGAAATAGTTGTTGAAGAATTTTTAGATGGAGTAGAAGCTTCTATATTATCAGTTACAGATTCTAAAATTATACTTCCTTTTATATCTGCTAAAGATCATAAAAAGATAGGAGAAAAGGAAACAGGACTAAATACTGGAGGAATGGGGACAATAGCTCCTAATCCTTATGTAACGAAAGAAGTGTATGATGCTTTTATTACAGGAATTATGAATCCAACTTTAGAAGGTATCAAAGCTGAAGGAATGAATTTTGCAGGAGTCATTTTCTTTGGTCTTATGATAAATGAAAAGGGAGTATACCTTCTTGAATATAATATGAGAATGGGAGATCCTGAAACTCAAGTAGTTTTACCTTTACTTGAATCAGATTTTGTGGAACTTCTTGAAAGTGCTTTAGAAGGAAAATTAGATACTGCTGAAGTAAAATGGAGCAATAAGTCAGCTTGCTGTGTAGTTCTTGCTTCTGGTGGATATCCTGAAGCTTATAAGAAAGGATATGCAATAACTGGAATAGAAAAAGCAGACAATATGGTTTTTGTAGCTGGAGCTAAGCTGGAAAATGAAAAACTTCTGACTAATGGCGGAAGAGTATTGAATGTAGTGGCTGTAGGAAATGACCTGGAAGATGCAAGAGCGAAAGCTTATGCAGATGCTGAAAAGATTGAATTTACAGATAAATGTTATAGAAAAGATATTGGAGTACTATATAGATAA
- the purC gene encoding phosphoribosylaminoimidazole-succinocarboxamide synthase, translating into MSAQKKEFIYEGKAKQVYSTDDENLVIIHYKDDATAGNGAKKGTIENKGIMNNKITAMLFEMLEKNGIKTHLVEVLNDRDQLCQKVKIFPLEVIVRNVIAGSMAKRVGVEEGTKPVNTIFEICYKNDAYGDPLINDHHAVALGLATYEELAEIYRITGQINDLLKNAFDKIGITLVDFKIEFGKNNKGEILLADEITPDTCRLWDKETGMKLDKDRFRRDLGGIEEAYIEVLKRLGAE; encoded by the coding sequence ATGTCTGCACAAAAAAAAGAATTTATTTATGAAGGAAAAGCTAAACAAGTATACTCAACTGATGATGAAAATTTAGTTATTATTCATTACAAAGATGATGCAACAGCAGGAAATGGAGCTAAAAAGGGAACTATAGAAAACAAAGGGATAATGAATAATAAAATAACTGCAATGCTGTTTGAAATGCTTGAAAAAAATGGGATAAAAACTCATTTGGTAGAAGTACTTAATGATAGAGATCAACTTTGTCAAAAAGTAAAAATATTTCCTTTAGAAGTAATAGTGAGAAATGTTATAGCTGGATCAATGGCTAAAAGAGTAGGGGTAGAAGAGGGAACTAAACCTGTAAATACTATATTTGAAATTTGCTATAAAAATGATGCTTATGGAGATCCATTAATAAATGATCACCATGCAGTTGCACTAGGACTTGCTACTTATGAAGAGCTAGCTGAGATCTATAGAATAACTGGGCAAATCAATGACCTGTTGAAAAATGCTTTTGATAAAATAGGAATTACTTTAGTTGACTTCAAAATAGAGTTTGGTAAAAATAATAAAGGAGAAATCCTTCTTGCAGATGAAATCACTCCAGATACTTGCAGATTATGGGATAAAGAAACTGGTATGAAATTAGATAAAGACAGATTTAGAAGAGATTTAGGCGGAATAGAAGAAGCATATATAGAAGTCTTAAAAAGATTGGGGGCTGAATAA
- the purE gene encoding N5-carboxyaminoimidazole ribonucleotide mutase, with translation MKVAIIFGSKSDTDKMKGAANCLKEFGIEYSAHVLSAHRVPEKLEETLEKLEKDGYEVIIAGAGLAAHLPGVIASKTVLPVIGVPIEAAFNGMDALLSIVQMPKSIPVATVGVNNSYNAGMLAVQMFSLKCPELKEKLVKFRKDMKAKFIADNETGVEL, from the coding sequence ATGAAAGTTGCCATAATATTTGGTAGTAAATCAGATACAGATAAAATGAAGGGAGCAGCTAACTGCTTAAAAGAGTTTGGAATTGAATATTCTGCTCATGTTCTTTCTGCTCACAGAGTACCAGAAAAATTAGAAGAAACATTGGAAAAACTAGAAAAAGATGGATATGAAGTAATAATAGCAGGAGCTGGGTTGGCTGCCCATCTTCCTGGGGTTATAGCATCTAAAACTGTGCTTCCTGTAATAGGAGTACCTATTGAAGCAGCTTTTAATGGAATGGATGCACTTCTTTCAATAGTACAGATGCCTAAATCTATTCCAGTAGCAACAGTTGGAGTTAATAACTCATATAATGCTGGAATGCTTGCAGTACAAATGTTTTCTTTAAAATGTCCTGAATTAAAAGAGAAACTTGTAAAATTCAGAAAAGATATGAAAGCAAAATTTATAGCTGATAATGAAACTGGGGTAGAGCTATAA
- the purN gene encoding phosphoribosylglycinamide formyltransferase — MFKIAVLVSGGGSNLQSIIEKSKSRELACEIACVIGDRECYGVERAAEQGIVSCVLDRKVFKKELCREIDRVVSEKEVDLIVLAGFLSIIDEEFVEKWKGKIINIHPSLLPKFGGPGMYGIKVHEAVLAAGEKESGCTVHYVDNGVDSGEIIFQVKVPVMQGDTAEILQKRILVEEHKLLPKSISKIISER; from the coding sequence ATGTTTAAGATAGCAGTATTAGTATCAGGAGGAGGAAGCAATCTTCAATCTATAATAGAGAAGTCGAAGAGTAGAGAGCTGGCCTGTGAAATAGCCTGTGTCATTGGAGACAGAGAATGTTATGGAGTGGAGAGAGCAGCTGAACAAGGGATAGTAAGCTGTGTTCTTGACAGAAAAGTTTTTAAAAAAGAATTGTGCAGGGAGATAGACAGAGTCGTTTCTGAAAAAGAAGTAGATCTTATAGTTCTTGCAGGATTTTTATCTATAATTGATGAAGAATTTGTGGAAAAATGGAAAGGGAAGATAATCAATATTCATCCATCACTTCTTCCTAAATTTGGAGGACCTGGAATGTATGGAATAAAAGTACATGAAGCAGTCCTTGCAGCAGGAGAAAAAGAAAGCGGGTGTACAGTTCACTATGTAGATAATGGAGTGGACAGCGGAGAGATAATCTTTCAAGTAAAAGTTCCTGTAATGCAAGGGGATACTGCTGAAATTCTTCAAAAAAGAATATTAGTAGAAGAACACAAACTTTTACCAAAATCTATTTCTAAAATAATATCAGAGAGATAA
- the purH gene encoding phosphoribosylaminoimidazolecarboxamide formyltransferase: MKRALISVFDKNGILEFANFLVKHGVEIISTGGTYKHLKENGVPVIEVAEVTGAPEMLDGRVKTLHPVIHGGILAIRDNAEHMATIKERGISTIDMVVVNLYPFFKKVNEDLTFEEKVEFIDIGGPTMLRSAAKSFKDVVVISDTADYETVMKEMETGEVTFETKKRLAGKVFNLTSAYDAAISQFLLGDEIPKYLNASYEKLMDLRYGENPHQKAAYYVSTTDTGAMKDFEQLNGKELSFNNLRDMDVAWRTVCEFIEPACCGLKHSTPCGAAIGKDVHEAYVKAYECDPVSIFGGIVALNKEVDADTAREMIKIFLEIVIAPSFTDEALEVLKTKKNLRVIKCKHTPQDKINMVKVDGGLLIQDEDLSFTTDYEAVTEKAPTAEEMENLIFGMKVVKHVKSNAIVVVKDMMAVGIGNGETNRIWPTRQAIERAGDKIEGAILASDAFFPFRDVVDECAKAGIRAIIQPGGSMRDQESIDACNEHGISMVFTGMRHFKH; the protein is encoded by the coding sequence ATGAAAAGAGCATTAATATCAGTTTTTGATAAGAATGGTATATTAGAATTTGCTAACTTTTTAGTTAAACATGGAGTAGAAATAATTTCAACAGGTGGAACATATAAACATTTAAAAGAAAATGGAGTGCCTGTAATAGAGGTTGCTGAAGTTACTGGAGCTCCTGAAATGCTTGATGGAAGAGTGAAAACTCTTCATCCAGTTATTCATGGGGGAATACTTGCAATAAGAGATAATGCTGAACATATGGCGACTATTAAAGAAAGAGGAATATCTACTATTGATATGGTGGTTGTAAATCTTTATCCTTTCTTTAAGAAAGTAAATGAAGACCTTACTTTTGAAGAAAAAGTAGAATTTATAGATATTGGTGGGCCTACTATGCTGAGATCTGCTGCTAAATCATTTAAAGATGTAGTAGTTATAAGTGACACTGCTGATTATGAAACAGTAATGAAAGAAATGGAAACTGGAGAGGTTACATTTGAAACTAAAAAAAGACTGGCTGGAAAAGTATTTAATCTAACATCAGCTTATGATGCGGCTATATCTCAATTCTTATTGGGAGATGAGATACCTAAATATCTAAATGCTTCATATGAAAAATTAATGGATCTTAGATATGGAGAAAATCCACATCAGAAGGCTGCATATTATGTATCTACTACTGATACAGGAGCTATGAAAGACTTTGAACAGTTAAATGGGAAGGAACTTTCATTTAACAATCTAAGAGATATGGATGTAGCTTGGAGAACTGTATGTGAATTTATAGAGCCTGCATGCTGTGGCTTGAAACACTCTACTCCTTGTGGAGCAGCTATTGGCAAAGATGTTCATGAAGCTTATGTAAAAGCTTATGAATGTGATCCTGTGTCTATTTTTGGTGGAATAGTAGCTTTAAATAAAGAAGTAGATGCAGATACAGCTAGGGAAATGATAAAAATATTCTTAGAGATTGTAATAGCACCATCATTTACTGATGAAGCTTTAGAAGTACTTAAAACTAAGAAAAATCTTAGAGTTATAAAATGCAAACATACACCACAGGATAAAATCAATATGGTAAAAGTAGATGGAGGACTTCTTATTCAAGATGAAGATTTAAGCTTTACTACTGATTATGAAGCAGTTACTGAGAAAGCTCCAACTGCTGAAGAAATGGAAAACCTTATCTTTGGAATGAAAGTGGTAAAACATGTAAAGTCAAATGCTATTGTTGTAGTAAAAGATATGATGGCAGTAGGAATTGGAAATGGTGAAACTAACAGAATATGGCCAACTAGACAGGCAATAGAAAGAGCAGGAGATAAAATAGAAGGAGCTATTCTTGCTTCTGATGCTTTCTTTCCATTCAGAGATGTTGTTGATGAATGTGCAAAAGCTGGAATAAGAGCTATCATTCAGCCAGGTGGTTCTATGAGAGATCAGGAATCTATTGATGCATGTAATGAGCATGGAATTTCAATGGTATTCACTGGGATGAGACACTTCAAACACTAA